The genome window AGTCAGGGTGATCGCGGAATGCGGCAACTGGTACATGCGTCTCTATCTCCACGTTTTAGTTTCCCATGCGGGAACACTTGTGGCTAAGGCACTACGTCGTCCTGCTGGTGCTGGACGCATGCAGGAGAAGTTTTGTCTGGAAACCACTGAAGCAAATTGCAGGCCTTGAGCCTGATCCGGACGCGGAAGAATGATCAAGCAACATGTCTAGGAGCAACTACAGCTACGCTCCAGACTGCTTCTGGGACACACTTGTCTCTCCCTGCCATTCTTTGCAGCTTAGCGCTGAATGAGAAACAAATTCAGAAGAGAAACAATGCAAACCATGTAGAGTTTTCCGTGTATGTGAACTGGAGTACAAATCACGGTCAGACTTCTCCGGATCGTGCAGGCGCACAGCCGCCGCGCGGCCCGTCAAGTTTCACCGGCGCAGGTACACGAGGTCGGTGCGGAGCAGGAAAGGGTACCCGATGCCCCTCCTCCTGGACGGGAACAGCACGAAGAGGAGGCTCACCACGAAGCCGACCACGAGCGGCACGGTGTTGACCACCTTGCGGGGCACGCCGGGGTAGTAGCACAGGACCATGTCGTGGTGCGAGGCGGCGAACGTCACGAACGCCACCAGCGCCAGCGCGCTGTGGAACAGGTCCGACCACCGCAGCCTGTACAGCTCCGGCTCCCTCGGCCCCTTCCTCCTCCTCCGGTGGCCGCCGCAGAACGTGCGGATGCCCGCCGGCGTCGCCACGCCGTACCGGAGCCGGCCCGAGGCGGAGCGGAAGCTGTCGGTGAGCGTGAAGAAGACGCAGGACGCGGCGCAGAGGGCCACGAAGGCCGCCGTCAGGATGCGGTTCAACCGGGTGCTGCACTTGCCGTCGTCGGTCAGGAGAGGGGCGAAGATGGCGAAGGCCAGGATGGTGGCGGTCGGGAGGAGCACGTTCAGGCGCGCCGTGCCGCCGAGGACGAGGTTGAGGACCACGATGAAGCTCCAGCTATCGtcttcgtcgccgtcgtcgtcttcttcttcctcgcacGGTGGGTGTGGGTCGGCGACATCGTTGCTCCCTTGTTGGTCAATGAGGACCTTGCATTCTTCATTCTCCGCCATCGACGCTGTGGCGAAGAGCGCGTGCTCTGAGTTGCGATCACGAGCACAGGCAAGGATCAATTAAGGAGCGCAACTAAACCGATCGACAGCTGAAAAGAATCCGCCTTCCGGGTATTCTTGACGAGTTGAGTTGGACACGGAAGAAAATGGATTGCTTCAGCATGAGTGGCGAGGGCGAGGCAAGCGGTCCCTTCCCCTCACGCAGAAGCTACGAACATAAGCTTGAATGAATTGCAAAAACCGCAGATCAGCAACAAGAACCACCACAAGTGGACGGGAGACAGTTTCTTGAAGGAGCCTTCTTCAGATTCCTTCCCTGCTATCTTCTATTTTTCTATCCAAATAATACAACAGGGTCTTGTATGCCACCGTGGCGTGTATCAAAAAACTGGATCTAAGCACGTTCCGTTCTGGGCATTTCGGGATGTATAGCACAGGTTCGAGTTATTTGAGATTGTAACATTCTCGTCGCGCGGCTTCGCCACTTTATTACTCCGCAGCTGCGTATCGCCATTTTGGTATTCTGGAGCTCACGGCCGCGCCATATTGAGACAGTTAATACCCCGCGCTCTGTTACCTTCCATTAGGTATAGTAAAAGTCAATTTTATCCCTGCTTTAACCACGTTGGCGCCACTCCGGAGCTCAAAGGACGAGGATCGCTTGAGGCGGCCAAGCTTCTCGGCGTCAGCACCCCAGTCTGGTGTGCTCGGGGGGATTCCCCATTTGGACCAGCTAGAGGTAACCGGTGAGCCAACCAGGACGGAGGCGCCGGAGCCCAGGTCACGAGAGCTCATACTtctcacggcggcggcggcgggaagGAGGACTGGGCCGGCGGCTGTGAGCTGCCGCCGAGTCCCACCGGCCTCGACATGGGGGGTCGTGGTCGCCGACAGCTGGGACGCCATGCTCGGCAACGCCGCTGCGGCGGCGCAGGACCAGACGTTCTTGAACTGGTTCATTGGGGCCGCCGGCGACTTGAATCAGTCAGGACCGCCGCTTCCCGTGCACCACCAGCCGCTCCTCGACAATGTGGGCTTCGGGTTCCCGGCAGCGGACCCTCTGGGTTTCACGCTCGATCCCCACCTCGGCGGCGTTGCCTCTGACATGTCGTCCCCTGGTGCGGTGTCGCAAACTACCAACAGTGGCGGCGGTGGCAACAAGGCGTCCTCGGCCTTCGGCCTCTTATCCCCGGAGTCTGCTTCCTTCCAGCCGCCGCCGTTTCCGGTGCTGTTCCAAGAAGGCATCGACACAAAGCCCCCTCTTGATACGCAGTCGCCCGGCCTCCTCCACCAGTACCGGCACCAGCCGACCCCCGCCGCAACCTTCCTCATGTCCATCCCCTCCTTCCCCAGCTACAATTAGCCGTCGTCACTCGTCCCTCAAGCTCGcggcatacaagactttctctgaCCACTCGCCCGTGCTCCAGTTCACCAACTTCACCGCAACGCAGGCACTTCTTGACGAAATTGGTGGCAGCACGTCGTCCTGTATCCATGTCATCGATTTTGATCTTGGCGTTGGAGGCCAGTGAGCTTCTTTCTTGCAGGAACTTGCGCGGGTCCCGCCGCCGCGCGTTCTCGCCGGGGTGGACGAAGGGGCACTCCATCCAGTCGTCGGAGTACGCGCCGCGAGGAGGTCCTCGAGCGCCGTGGAGTCGTTGTTGGCCGCGAGCTCCAGTAGCCACGCAGTTACAGCCGCAGCCGCGTCGGTGTTCTCTGGCGCAAGAACACTCGAAGTCTGGCTAGGGGTAGATTAGTACGAAGGGTAATACAAGTTGCAGAAAGAGCAACATAACAGACGTTAATAAAGCGTGGAGCATTAACTGTCCTAATATGGCGCGGTTGTGAGCTTCAGAATACTAAAATGGCGATGCGCAGCTGCGGAGTAATAAAGTAACGAAGCCGCGCGACGAATCTCAGATAATTCCAGAGGTTCACGAATACTCTATCACCGGTGTTGATCAAAATACAAGGGGAGTGATCAATTGTATGGAACGGTGACTCGGCTGGCAACCTTATGGAGATGAGGTCTCGCTCCCGGAGCAACTGGCGACCCCCCGGCGCCCCCGTCGtccgcgccgccaccgccgctacctctccctcccctcctctcttgACCACACCGCACTCGAtaggtcagccaagctcacgcgcCAACCACCACAATCGCCCCCCGCCCCTGTCCTCGCCCCCGCTGCTCGTCTCCGCCCGCCTGCAAGCCAACATGTGTTAGACAATCTAATCACGCTCAAGCCAGGTAAGTGTCTTCTTGACAGGACCTTCTCCATTGCTATTCCTTCTCTGCTTCGGATCCTCTATCCCCTTTATGACTTCATCTGATCCATCGTACATTTGGATAACCCCTGCTTCGAGCTTGTCTTGCCCTTAGCCTCAGCGTTTCCCAACCTGAACCGTCACATGTTTCGTGTTTAGTGTTCCTGTCCGGAATGATAACGTTCGCTCAATTGTTGATTTTGAAATGATAATGTTCGCTCGAATTATAACTTAAACACACATTACAAACCGGAGTTAGCtttaaatttaaattcaaatccaaaataaaaggaaaaacaaatcaaacaagaatcaagacgagtgacacgatgatttattttaccgaggtttcgTTCTAAAGAacatagtccccattgaggaggtcaaaaagaccgggtctatttcaatcttttccctctctcaaacggtcacttagatcaagtgagccttcttccttaatctcacgggtcactgagaccccgtaaggaccaccacacacttggtgtctcttgcttcgcttacaaaacacttgagaataagaatgggaaaagaaaaatgcCAAGCCAAACAACAAGAGCAATaaaaacacaaaacaccctctctcaagtccctaatgaatttgagttgatttggaggcttagagATTATTTGATGTGTCTTAAAGTGGAGTCttatgctcttgtattgaatgagatgtttggaataCTTGGGtggatatgaatgaggtggttggggtatttatagcccccaaccacttctatagccgttggggaggctgttggtgatgggcgcaccggacagtccggtgcgccaccggacagacactgttccttgtccggtgcgctggcacgtcacccaaccgttagggttcggagttgggtcgaccgttggagctttgttttcttgcggcaccggacagttcggtgcctctCTAActtcctgctctgacttctgccgtgacACTGTTcatctgtcagagtcgaccgttggtcccagagagtcgttgctccgctggcacaccgaacagtcggttaattatagcggagcacaccCTGAaactcccgagagtggctggattGAAGTTGTAcaacctggtgcaccggatattgtctggtggcacaccggacagtccggtgcgccaattttcagcacactcaagttctttgctccgtttcaaattgagtccctaacttgaatcttctattggtttgtgttgaaccttatgcacatgTAATACACGAATTCTAGGCAATGTAGTTAGTCCATACGTTTGTGTTgattatcaaccaccaaaattagttataggaaatagttaacccaatttccctttcattgagcgatgaacatacgtgagctcacccttgttgtctcacacccccacaggtcaagaacatgcaccacaggatgaggcacatggaggatggtgcgatgtgttcgtgagaggtctaggtcgtcgtctcccagtcaactttatggtgccaaggatggactttagttcgttttatatttatattttattttgtaagacttccgctatgtaataagtactctaatgatattgtgacatttatctctatacactgtgttattatatgtgttgtccttTTTGGcgtatatatgagatgcacccgggtttatcccttaaatccgggtgtgacacctccCTTCTTTTACAACTAGTTTGGGAGCCAGAAAATCAGAGGGTATTTGAGGAGCTAGAATTCCTTTTCTTATTCAAAATTAAATAAGAACAGGATTCTAGCAACTCTAATACCCTTTGAttttgtggctcccaaactagTCCCTAGTGTCACGGGTTCCTCGCTCCCTCATTTGTCACTATTTTACGAAGAAAAAGATGAAACAAGTTTTATAGGGATGAAACTATGTTTACACTGTTTTCTAGATATATTATATTTTCCAAATAAAACTCTCTACCGTGAGACTGTTTCAACCAAGATTTTATTTCTTTTATGTTTATGTGTCATCTTGAAACTACCACCGAATGGCCTTATGAGCCATGATATGAGGCCTTTGAGATAGAAAAAAAGAGATGGAAATTGGTGTGCTAGGCCCAATCGTCCAGCCCAAAGCCCATCACATGTGCTTACTATTATAGCTGCCTCGCTCGCTTCTCTTTCGTTCACAATCACAACCTCCACGACCAACGAGGCAACGACCAAACGTCCAAACCCTTCCCCCTCCCTAGCTCCGTGCTCCAGCGGGAGTCCGCGGCGGCGGTGAAGATGATTATCCCAGTGCGCTGCTTCACCTGCGGCAAGGTAACACGCCCCTCCGGACTCCTCCTACGCTTCGCGCGTCCGGTTTGGGTTATGTTGATTCCTCTAGGTTTTGGCGTACCCCTCTGGGTCTGCAGCACTGAAGTACCCAACGCGTCGTGATTCGGGTACACCGCTTGCTAGACTACCCGACTACCAGCCGCGTCTCGAGCACGACTGCGACTTAGGGTTTTGGTGGTGACGACGTTCCTTAGGGTTTTCATTTTTCGTTAGGTTTGTTCTTATGTTGAGaatctcggggggggggggggggagacatTACCGTGAAAAGTGAGTTGAACTAAGGTGCGTTTGTTTCTCGCTATTTCAGGTTATTGGGAACAAGTGGGATCTATACCTCGACCTCCTCCAGGCCGACTACTCAGAAGGGTAAAACCTCGTGTCTTTTTATCACAAGCCTTATGTTGCGGTTTTATCACTGCATCTCGAGTGGTGTTTCTGTTGCAACGTGCTATGAGGTTAAGATATATGCTACTCCTGGATAACTGAACACAACTGCACAAGCCGTCAAGCCAAAAGGATAAATTTACCATGCTTCTTCTCCCTATatagtatatataaataaatatttcATTTATTAGTTCTGTCAATTCAGCTCTTTCCTAAAATTTGTTGTGAAACCTGGCATACGAGATCATTTGTACATTCTCTTCAGTGTGGTAGCTCATATTAATTGCAACACTTCAGTAATCTTTTATTTATAAAATTCGGACTCTAGGCTGTCAAGAATGACACTGCAATATGCTGTATATCTTCTTACCGACAAAGATAACCAATAGAGTGTATTGATCTGTAGTTAATCAGTAAGAGCTTAGGTACACTGattcagcagcagtagcagtgtgCCCTTGACTATATGCCTGACAATCGTTAACAGTTTACTGACTAGAGGTCACTGATCTGTAGGTGGATTTCTTTGTACAGAATTAAGAGATTTGTAGCCTATAAGCCTTATTTGTATGCTTTCAAATTGTCATCGTGTGGCCTCCCTACACCTACATGTTATCTTAATTCAGATTAGCTAAGATATATATGTCCGTAACTTCATTTTTTAATTTTTGTGTTCAACTAGGATCTCATGCTTAACCTTCTATTGTATTTATACATCCTGAATGTTGTTAGCTGAAATTAATCATTACTAATGCTATTTATGTTTAATAATACATTTTTTTACACCGAACTGAATTTTATTACTCATGACAACGAAATTACAGAAGTTTGTGAAACTTAAACCATTCTTATCCTGAAACCAACTACTCTCATCTTTACTTAACGCCCAGGGCTCAGATGAGGTGGCAACCACCGCACTAAAACACCAAAACGAACCCTGAGTTCAGATGATATGATCCTACATAAAGGAACATGTTTAACAGTACATAGAAGACACATTTGGGGCCTGTTTGTGAGTGAAGTAATTTTGTAGTTTCTAGGCGATACCATGATTTTTAGTAATACCATAGCATTTTTTGCCATCAGGTGTTTGGTTGCATTCTTGAAAACTATGTTTTCAAAATTATGATATTCTAGATAGTAGATACCATGATATTTTTAGAGTATTGGAAACTCCACTCTAACCCAAAGATTTCATGGCATGACTAGCTTTTGCCTAATATAATGGTTTACAATATTGTATCCAAACAATGTTTCTGAAAACCATGGTATTTTCAGAACTGACCAAAACTATAGTATTGTCATGACAATTGTAAAGTATAGTATTGTAAAACCATGGTTTTGAGAAACATTGTAGCCAAACAGGCCCTTGATTGTGAGCCCAAGATACTAAATCCATTAAACAAGTGGACACCTATCATGGGTGCAGTGGGCTAGGCCATATAGGCTGGTCAGTTAGTATTAAAGGTTCATTAGGGTTTTGGTTAGAGATAAGATGAGCTATCTTGCTTTGGGAGTCGAGTAAGGCTCTAGCGATACAAGGAGGGGTATTGTATCAATTAAATCAAGCAAGAAGAAATGGCTATAAAAGGTTGTCTCTAGCTGATCGTGCTTATGGTCgtgcaaaacactgttttgcactaTAGACTGCACTATTTatagagtgaagtttaaaatagaagATGAGATGGGAGATAGGATGAGGTTGTCTTCGGTGGAACGTGTAAAATAGGGGACGCGGAATTGTAGATGACACTTTTTGACACTGTTTGCAGAGTAGAGTTTGAAATAGGAATGAGATAGGGAATGCGATAGAGGATCTATTGGAGATGACCTAAGTTGCTAGAGACAGCCTAAGGAAAGGTGGTCTTTCAAATATCAATCAATCAAGGAAGAAATAGATCTATTATCCCAGTCCCCTTCTATCCCTACCCTTAAGGTGGCTGTCTGATGTCGGGCTTCTTAAGTTGGGGCCATCCGGATCAAAATCCATAAGATCTTACTATATGGAAATGTACCTCCATGTCTGCAATTCTTCATATATGTTTATTTGTGATTTTTCCTCCAACATGCTGGGGAGTGGGGAGCTACATATCATCATATCAAGAGCCAGCCTTATTCTTCTGACGTGAGGGCAGATAAGATGGGATAATCCTTTTGAGCCTGCTCATACTCCAAAACTGCATCTCCTCACTAATTAGCGATAGCACTTCTGCTAGGTTAGGAGACCCTAAAGCAAACACTGGTTGCCGTGGTTACAAATCGACCATGCTCCTAAGAGATGGAGTTGAGCCCCTTCCTAACTTGTCCATCTACTGTCTCGTTTGCACTATTGGCACCAATCATTCAAGGAAAGCTCATGTCAACAATAACCTAAATATACTAGTGTATTAAAAAATTTTGTGCTATGTGTTGCAGTTGGTAAAGATTGTGACCTACTCAGTTCCCTGAGCATATAAGGGCTCCAAATCCTTGTTACTGATTGAATTGTATTTTCTGTCAAGTATCGTTAAAAATTATCCGTCTTCTGTATCCACAAATTCCATTCATCATAATGCTATGACATAAACTGATAGCATCCATGATCTTAATTTCTGTGCTTTCTATTGCCAGGGATGCTCTGGATGCTTTGGAATTGTTCCGCTACTGCTGCAGGCGAATGCTCATGACACATGTTGACCTCATTGAGAAGTTGCTCAACTACAACAGTAAGTTGATTTTTGAGTTGTTATTCACGTTGTGATTTTCATTTATGGCTGCACCACTTATAGATGTATCAATCTTTATTTTCAGCCCTAGAGAAGACCGAGACAAGTTAAGCGAGCACATCATGCTCCAAAAACACTACTGTTTGGCAGTATCATAGAGCTTAGGTAGTATGTTGTCTCTTCTCTATCAGTAGAAATGGGTTGTGAGTGTGAACATGCTTTTCAAGGACTTTTCATGCGACAGTGCTTGTTGCCACCTATGCAACGATGTTGGATATTTTAAGTGATATAATTGCTAAAAGAAAGCTAATGTATTTGTGTGAATTGGGTCGATAATATTTCGTTGACAGATGTGCGTTTTTGGTTGGACTACATTTAGTGATGCATGCTGGTACATATTTTATTATTGTATTCTATAACTCTAATCGACATTTCTGATACATAGGAGATATTGCTGTCTCTATATCCGAAGTATTAATATTATTCAATCACATGCGGCCGTTCTGGTAGACGTTCTAATGATGTCCATCAGGCGATGGCGTTACTTGCCAGTACCAGACAACCAAACATCAATCAACGAAAGAGACTTGAAAGGGCAAGGGCAATATCGAGAGTTTACCTTGAGACTGTCTTTGTTGCCTCGCCAACTCATCTTGAGCATTGCCGTCTGGTAAGGTATCAGTCCGTGGCCAGAAAAAATAGGCAACGGTGGAATACATTATGCTGCTTTGGTTCAGCCACAAAAGAGGCAACGTTAATGGGAATATCTACCCTAGGTATCTGTTACATGCAATGATCAGCGGGTTTTGTTTGGTTGCAACCGAGGTGAACAGCTTGGCATTGAATCACGACTAGTGGGGAGCGGTAATGATTTTTCACAAGTCTGTAACAGATGTCACGGTGATTGATTGCAGCCTATTACAACCAAACATAGGGTTATGCAATATTATAACCAAACATAAAGTTACGTAAAAGATACCGATGTAAATTGATTACTTACCTAAATTGTCGAACCAAACATCACCATATTTCCCTAAGTTCTCTTCGGTCCGGACGGACGGCGCACGCgcactcctcccgttttcccgtcCCCGCGTCCGGAGGCGAGAAGCGCAAACAAGCGGTTTAAAATATTACGGCCCTGCTCCAGCCGACGGCGCTGCACAAACTACTGCCACGATCTACGCGAGCTGGACCTTGGCAGAAGCTTCAGGCTCTCAGCGACCGGTCCTTGTACGCTCAGGCGCCCAGGTGCCCTCGTCTCAACATCAGCTGGGTGCTCCAGTTTCAGCGACGCGGCTCTCGTGTTCCTCTCTAGCCAGTGCAAGAAGCTCAGATGCTTGAATCTGTGCGGGTGCGTGAGGGCAGCTTCGGACAGGTCGCTACAGGTACTTCGTTTGCAGAGCGTAGCTCGCTTGCGCTTGCGTTGCTATTCCTGCTGTTCTGGTGCTGCAGGCCATCGCCTGGACTGTAACTGTGGCCAGCTGCAGTCGTTGAACCTGGCTGCTGTGATAGCATCACTGACAAGGGAGTCACCAGCTTGGCTTCAGGATGTCCTGAGCTCAGGGCTGTGGACTTGTGCCGCTGTGTCCTTATAACAGGTGACCTTTCCCTTTACGTGTCTGGTGTCAAGTTCTGCTAAACTACACTGAAACTTAGCTGCCTAATTCTTGGCCTCACCCTTGTTTGATCCACTGCTGCAGATTAGAGCGTGGTTGCGCTGGCAAACGGCTGCCCTCGCCTGCGCTCCCTGGGATTTACACGGCCGTTTACTGGAGATGGCCAATATATAAGCAAAGAGAATGCCAATaacaaaatctgttttttttgacaCAGGAGAGCACCCCTATTTCATTAGGAAATAGACAAGGACAAAGTTCTTACACAACCATACAAGCCAACATCAACTACAAGCCGACAAGACATACGCAACTATCAGCTAAAATAGAG of Zea mays cultivar B73 chromosome 8, Zm-B73-REFERENCE-NAM-5.0, whole genome shotgun sequence contains these proteins:
- the LOC100286035 gene encoding DNA-directed RNA polymerases II, IV and V subunit 10 isoform X1, with protein sequence MIIPVRCFTCGKVIGNKWDLYLDLLQADYSEGDALDALELFRYCCRRMLMTHVDLIEKLLNYNRDIAVSISEVLILFNHMRPFW
- the LOC100286035 gene encoding DNA-directed RNA polymerases II, IV and V subunit 10; protein product: MIIPVRCFTCGKVIGNKWDLYLDLLQADYSEGDALDALELFRYCCRRMLMTHVDLIEKLLNYNTLEKTETS
- the LOC103636425 gene encoding protein DMP7 translates to MAENEECKVLIDQQGSNDVADPHPPCEEEEDDDGDEDDSWSFIVVLNLVLGGTARLNVLLPTATILAFAIFAPLLTDDGKCSTRLNRILTAAFVALCAASCVFFTLTDSFRSASGRLRYGVATPAGIRTFCGGHRRRRKGPREPELYRLRWSDLFHSALALVAFVTFAASHHDMVLCYYPGVPRKVVNTVPLVVGFVVSLLFVLFPSRRRGIGYPFLLRTDLVYLRR